A region from the Desulfoglaeba alkanexedens ALDC genome encodes:
- a CDS encoding glutamine--tRNA ligase/YqeY domain fusion protein yields MTQQNFVTPPNFIKAIIEEDLKSGKYGGRVHTRFPPEPNGYLHIGHAKSICLNFGLAAEYGGLCNLRFDDTNPSKEEVEYVESIQEDVRWLGFDWGDRLYYASDYFERLYEHAVRLIEKGKAYVDSLSSEEIRRYRGTLTEPGRESPYRNRSVEENLDLFERMRAGEFPDGAHVLRAKIDMASPNLNLRDPVMYRIKHEDHHRTGSRWCVYPMYDYAHCVSDSIEGITHSICTLEFEDHRPLYDWFLDELEIHHPQQIEFARLNLTRTVMSKRKLLRLVQEGFVNGWDDPRMPTLRGLRRRGYTPEAIRNFCEKIGVAKRDSIVDVALLEHCLREDLNKRAPRAMAVLRPLKVTLVDYPEGRVEALDAVNNPEDASMGTRKVPFSRELFIERDDFREDPPGKFYRLAPGREVRLRYGYYITCVDVVKDGTTGEVKEILCTHDPETRGGWSSDGRKVKGTIHWVSAPHAVEAVVRLYDHLFLKENPADVAEGEDFVNYINPRSMEVLKGCRVEPSLADPGPGVTYQFERLGYFCADLMDSRPGAPVFNRAVSLRDTWAKIEKSGNV; encoded by the coding sequence ATGACCCAGCAAAACTTCGTCACGCCTCCCAACTTCATCAAGGCTATCATCGAAGAAGACCTCAAGTCCGGAAAATACGGCGGCCGGGTTCATACTCGGTTTCCTCCGGAACCCAACGGCTATCTTCACATCGGCCATGCCAAGTCCATCTGCCTGAATTTTGGTTTGGCGGCGGAATACGGGGGGCTGTGCAATCTCCGTTTCGACGACACCAATCCCAGTAAGGAAGAAGTGGAGTACGTGGAATCGATCCAGGAGGACGTGCGTTGGCTGGGTTTCGACTGGGGCGACCGATTGTACTATGCGTCGGATTATTTCGAACGGCTGTATGAGCACGCGGTTCGGCTGATCGAGAAAGGCAAGGCTTACGTGGACAGTCTGAGTTCCGAAGAAATCCGCCGATACCGGGGAACGCTCACGGAGCCCGGCCGGGAAAGCCCCTATCGGAACCGGTCCGTGGAAGAAAACTTGGACCTCTTCGAACGCATGCGCGCGGGCGAGTTTCCGGACGGTGCTCACGTGTTGCGCGCCAAGATCGACATGGCTTCCCCGAATCTCAACCTTCGGGACCCCGTGATGTACCGGATCAAACACGAAGACCACCACCGGACCGGCAGCCGGTGGTGCGTTTACCCCATGTACGACTACGCCCACTGTGTCTCGGATTCCATCGAGGGCATCACCCATTCCATCTGCACGCTGGAATTCGAAGATCATCGGCCGCTTTACGACTGGTTTCTCGATGAGCTGGAGATCCATCACCCGCAGCAGATTGAGTTCGCGCGGCTGAACCTCACCCGCACGGTGATGAGTAAACGCAAACTGCTGCGGCTCGTTCAGGAGGGCTTCGTCAACGGTTGGGACGACCCCAGGATGCCGACGCTACGAGGACTCCGGCGCCGGGGGTACACGCCCGAAGCCATCCGCAACTTCTGTGAAAAGATCGGCGTGGCCAAGCGGGACAGCATCGTGGACGTGGCACTCCTCGAGCATTGCCTGCGCGAAGACCTGAATAAGCGGGCTCCGCGGGCCATGGCGGTCCTTCGGCCTCTCAAGGTGACCCTCGTCGATTATCCGGAAGGCCGGGTGGAAGCACTGGATGCGGTCAACAACCCAGAAGACGCGTCCATGGGCACGAGAAAGGTTCCCTTTTCCCGGGAGCTCTTCATCGAACGGGACGATTTTCGTGAAGATCCTCCCGGAAAGTTCTACCGGTTGGCTCCCGGCCGCGAGGTGCGTCTCCGCTATGGCTATTACATCACCTGTGTGGACGTGGTGAAGGACGGAACAACGGGGGAGGTGAAGGAAATCCTTTGCACTCATGACCCGGAAACCCGGGGGGGGTGGTCGTCCGACGGGAGAAAGGTCAAAGGAACCATCCACTGGGTTTCGGCGCCTCACGCGGTGGAAGCCGTTGTGCGGCTGTACGATCACCTCTTTTTGAAGGAAAATCCGGCGGACGTGGCCGAAGGGGAAGATTTTGTGAACTATATCAACCCCAGGTCCATGGAAGTGCTGAAAGGATGCCGGGTGGAACCCTCCCTGGCCGACCCCGGACCGGGAGTCACCTACCAGTTCGAACGCCTGGGGTACTTCTGCGCGGATTTGATGGATTCTCGACCGGGTGCCCCGGTGTTCAATCGAGCGGTATCGCTTCGGGACACCTGGGCGAAAATTGAAAAGTCCGGTAACGTCTGA
- a CDS encoding cytochrome c3 family protein: MRNGLKPVLFVCLGLVIGFPLFSLSYYTMVRTSTPRFCASCHEIRFAYNTWKTSTHVNNAQGFVADCMDCHLPAPQDTMEFFYAKTAHGIKDIVVHFMEGAEAYDHEKEREAAYAGIKNAQCRKCHRNLLYIPDKRGAMLAHRAVLYPMPGYEKRCVDCHRDLVHNPRGHYAYKQYERPYRGLGL, from the coding sequence ATGAGAAACGGGTTGAAGCCTGTCCTTTTCGTCTGCCTGGGTCTCGTCATCGGCTTTCCGCTCTTCAGCCTTTCCTACTACACCATGGTCCGCACATCGACGCCGCGGTTCTGTGCGAGCTGCCATGAAATTCGATTCGCTTACAATACCTGGAAGACGTCCACTCACGTGAACAACGCCCAAGGGTTCGTGGCCGACTGCATGGACTGCCACCTGCCGGCACCCCAGGATACCATGGAATTTTTCTACGCCAAGACCGCTCACGGCATCAAAGACATCGTCGTCCACTTCATGGAAGGAGCGGAAGCCTACGATCACGAAAAAGAGCGGGAAGCCGCCTATGCGGGCATAAAAAACGCCCAATGCCGGAAATGTCATCGAAACCTCCTATACATTCCAGACAAGCGGGGGGCCATGCTGGCTCACCGTGCCGTCCTATACCCCATGCCGGGTTACGAGAAACGGTGTGTGGACTGCCACCGGGATCTGGTCCATAACCCGCGCGGCCACTATGCCTACAAGCAGTATGAGCGTCCTTATCGCGGTTTGGGGCTGTAG
- a CDS encoding multiheme c-type cytochrome produces the protein MKRYRGLWIFLGILGVLVPAGRGAAAEDAAVNQPKAKEFRIERSMPKEAVACLDCHRRESPGIFTDWAYSRHASANITCLDCHQAEEVDPDVSQGHYKQYERSEVPYSTKEYRVPVAGVVTPKDCSRCHPDEAKQYERSKHANTVEIIWKIDPWLNDGMNSVGERISGCYHCHGTVLKMKDGALDPETWPNVGVGRINLDGSKGSCTSCHTRHRFSVMEARKPEACGQCHLGPDHPQIEIYMESKHGDIYTAFGDQYNWNAAPGTWTPGVDFRGPTCASCHMSGAGTVLTSHDVTERLSWETQAPLTVRPSDFAAFPAKTNWEVEREKMTAICMQCHGKTWVDDHYSKLDLVVQEYNDMYFTPAKKVLDQLYEKGLLDKTRFFDERLEVEYYELWHHEGRRARMGTAMMAPDYAWWHGFYECKKRYNNYMEEARRLLETGRKAFRAEDFPNATGPTTKPAEVFGK, from the coding sequence ATGAAAAGGTACCGTGGCTTGTGGATCTTTTTGGGAATTTTGGGGGTGCTTGTGCCGGCGGGGCGGGGCGCGGCCGCGGAAGATGCGGCGGTCAATCAGCCCAAGGCGAAGGAGTTTCGGATCGAGCGGAGCATGCCCAAGGAGGCGGTCGCTTGCCTGGACTGCCATCGCCGGGAGAGCCCGGGCATTTTCACGGACTGGGCTTATAGTCGGCATGCGAGCGCCAACATCACGTGCCTGGATTGCCATCAGGCCGAGGAAGTGGACCCGGATGTGAGCCAGGGCCATTACAAGCAGTACGAACGTTCGGAGGTTCCTTACAGCACCAAGGAATACCGGGTGCCGGTAGCCGGCGTGGTGACCCCGAAGGATTGCTCCCGGTGCCACCCGGACGAGGCGAAGCAGTACGAAAGGAGCAAGCACGCAAACACCGTCGAGATCATCTGGAAAATCGACCCTTGGCTGAACGACGGCATGAACAGTGTGGGAGAACGTATTTCAGGCTGCTATCATTGCCACGGCACGGTGCTTAAGATGAAGGACGGTGCGCTGGATCCCGAAACCTGGCCCAACGTCGGGGTCGGGCGAATCAACCTGGACGGAAGTAAGGGCAGCTGCACCAGCTGTCACACACGCCACCGGTTTTCCGTCATGGAAGCCCGCAAACCGGAAGCCTGCGGCCAATGCCACCTGGGGCCGGACCACCCCCAGATCGAAATCTACATGGAGTCGAAGCACGGTGACATTTATACCGCCTTCGGCGACCAGTACAACTGGAACGCCGCTCCAGGGACCTGGACTCCTGGCGTGGATTTCCGGGGGCCCACCTGCGCCTCGTGCCACATGTCCGGAGCCGGTACCGTACTCACCAGCCACGACGTGACCGAGCGGCTGTCGTGGGAAACACAGGCGCCCCTCACCGTCCGGCCTTCCGATTTCGCGGCCTTTCCGGCCAAGACCAACTGGGAGGTTGAGCGGGAAAAGATGACGGCGATCTGCATGCAGTGCCATGGAAAAACCTGGGTCGACGACCACTACTCCAAGTTGGATCTTGTGGTCCAGGAATACAACGATATGTATTTCACCCCCGCCAAGAAGGTGCTGGACCAACTCTACGAAAAGGGGCTGCTGGACAAGACACGCTTTTTCGACGAACGCCTGGAGGTGGAATATTACGAACTCTGGCACCACGAAGGCCGGCGCGCCCGAATGGGCACCGCCATGATGGCCCCGGACTACGCCTGGTGGCACGGCTTCTATGAGTGCAAGAAGCGTTATAATAATTATATGGAAGAAGCCCGGCGTCTCCTGGAAACCGGCCGGAAGGCCTTCCGGGCTGAAGATTTCCCCAACGCCACGGGGCCCACTACCAAGCCGGCGGAGGTATTCGGAAAATAG
- a CDS encoding universal stress protein: MEKHLLLTVSDDTSCLYGARFVSTFFRMKSSLHLTLFYVAPPSSSPGAGRLPGTAPWSPKVSTSTLNLAEQALSGARDILCARGFSEEQVRTKLTVRSMGTVKDIIREARKGFYDAVILGRRGYALFENLLSSSMSRQILDHPIDFPVWICRQINPDRRHVLLCTDGSEPSLRMADHVGYMLNEDPDHRIILLHVAPHRAAGESEILETAEKMLLEHRLPPERIEKRLAVARNVSEAILAEAKTENCAVVAVGRGGTGGKGWLSGSCSSRLLKELDEGALWVSR, from the coding sequence GTGGAAAAGCACCTTTTACTGACAGTGAGCGATGACACAAGCTGCCTTTATGGAGCGCGGTTCGTGAGCACCTTCTTCAGAATGAAATCATCCCTCCACCTGACCCTCTTTTATGTGGCTCCCCCTTCTTCGAGTCCGGGTGCGGGGAGACTTCCGGGAACCGCCCCCTGGAGCCCCAAGGTCTCCACGAGTACCCTGAACCTGGCGGAACAGGCGCTCTCCGGAGCCCGGGATATTCTTTGCGCGCGGGGATTCTCCGAGGAGCAGGTGAGGACGAAACTGACGGTAAGAAGCATGGGCACAGTGAAAGACATCATCCGGGAAGCCCGGAAAGGGTTTTACGACGCCGTGATCCTGGGGCGCCGAGGTTATGCCCTCTTCGAAAACCTTCTTTCCAGCAGCATGAGCCGCCAGATCCTTGACCATCCCATCGACTTCCCCGTCTGGATCTGCCGCCAGATCAATCCCGACCGCCGCCATGTGCTCCTGTGCACGGACGGATCGGAGCCCAGCCTTCGGATGGCCGACCATGTGGGATATATGCTGAATGAGGATCCCGACCATCGCATCATCCTGCTGCACGTCGCCCCCCACCGTGCGGCCGGGGAAAGTGAGATCCTGGAAACGGCGGAGAAAATGCTCCTCGAACACCGATTACCGCCGGAGCGCATTGAAAAGCGCCTGGCCGTCGCCAGGAATGTCTCGGAAGCCATCCTGGCGGAGGCCAAGACAGAAAACTGCGCCGTGGTGGCGGTCGGCCGGGGCGGAACCGGGGGGAAGGGCTGGCTTTCAGGGTCGTGCAGTTCCAGGCTGCTGAAGGAACTGGATGAGGGAGCGCTCTGGGTCAGCCGTTAG
- a CDS encoding tetratricopeptide repeat protein has product MPGDQPTCNSDLNWYRQVLDRDPISPLFVELAERLYMLHQWEEAVEVCRRGLVLHPLHLRARVLLGLSLWRLGKIDEALEELEKAREELGRNAEIFEALAEIYEAWGWREVAAEMRDLFQKLAPAERGAESVEEAPPLETAPQEAPAHHSPALAEVSPPPGSEDRIATFLAALLDRWASRSAPEREPPRLFDSEQRRCIAALLKKRKA; this is encoded by the coding sequence ATGCCAGGCGATCAGCCCACTTGTAACTCCGACCTGAACTGGTACCGCCAGGTGCTGGATCGGGATCCGATTTCGCCCCTGTTCGTGGAACTCGCCGAACGCCTTTACATGCTGCATCAATGGGAAGAAGCCGTCGAGGTCTGCCGCAGAGGACTGGTTCTGCACCCGCTTCATCTTCGCGCCCGGGTCCTCCTCGGCCTCTCACTCTGGCGCCTCGGAAAAATCGACGAAGCTCTGGAAGAACTGGAAAAGGCCCGTGAGGAATTAGGGCGAAACGCCGAGATCTTCGAGGCGTTGGCAGAGATCTACGAAGCCTGGGGATGGCGCGAAGTCGCGGCGGAAATGCGGGATCTTTTTCAGAAACTGGCTCCCGCGGAAAGGGGGGCGGAATCGGTGGAAGAGGCGCCGCCGCTTGAAACCGCTCCACAGGAAGCCCCGGCTCACCACAGCCCGGCGTTGGCGGAGGTTTCTCCGCCGCCAGGGAGCGAAGACCGGATCGCGACCTTCCTGGCCGCCCTTCTGGATCGCTGGGCATCCAGGAGCGCCCCCGAACGGGAGCCGCCCCGCCTCTTCGATAGCGAGCAACGCCGGTGCATCGCAGCGCTTCTGAAGAAGCGGAAGGCCTGA
- a CDS encoding B12-binding domain-containing radical SAM protein: MFYLNYFVVFSIVGWMLEAVFRSVKNRRMINPGLLKGFYLPIYGFGALFVLGGHVILDTYSLPIRSLFYLISLSVLELITGAAIEKILHVRLWDYRDNRFNIRGHACLRFSIYWMLLATGLDIALDLLIPWALHVYERFDFLIDVVLGSIGLAMLIDFIVVMRRRMSERSGLADQDTARWRFIQIARPLLEHPGVIKLKDFNHHLGKSRLDHVLDVSWKAFRISQCLSLDSEAVVKGALLHDLFYYDWLREGPRWHGIRHPLIALQNARQITPLSAKEEDIIKKHMWPLTLRPPRYPESWVVCLTDIYCSWRDYLAPMVLFCVGRRKEWLPNETSRFPSYRVINNGYLLNVEKVSSRPGPKLGGRSLNILLIDAQPRALPFTKFRTLTLPRVAGATPGKHNVRIIDGRVEKIEIPSGMFDLVGITFSTNNAPMAYEIVKKAKKTGLLTVAGGTHATAVPEEVLEHFDAVLIGEAEGGAWESLLKDAELGSLKRVYRNAEPPDLRNLAPPRLDLLHGLYLPIYPVEATRGCPNCCSYCFNRYIHPTYRKRPIDEVAADVARADSRHIFFMDDNLCADRKYAKELFAALVPLKKKLWMQMELRSAEDEELVRLAAEAGCKGVFVGLESINSASLKSVDKSFNHTEKYKEQISTLTRHGILVGGGLIFGLNGDGPEVFTQTLEFFNTSDITSLAPNLVIPYPGTAFHRQITNEGRLLNRDYKCYTGYSVIVQPERMTADQLEKEYDKFNQEFFSIRNMLSRFRHQNLPLRVLPYYVVFNMAYRLPRKAKSRTHWAELG, encoded by the coding sequence GTGTTTTATTTAAATTATTTCGTTGTTTTTTCTATTGTGGGGTGGATGCTGGAAGCGGTTTTCCGTTCGGTGAAAAACCGTCGAATGATCAACCCTGGTTTGCTGAAGGGCTTCTACCTGCCAATTTACGGCTTCGGAGCCCTCTTCGTTTTAGGGGGTCATGTTATCCTTGATACATACAGCCTGCCCATCCGCTCCCTTTTTTATCTCATTTCTTTGTCGGTTCTCGAATTAATCACGGGAGCAGCCATAGAAAAGATTCTTCATGTACGTCTTTGGGATTATAGAGACAACCGGTTCAACATCCGAGGGCACGCTTGTCTTCGCTTTTCGATTTATTGGATGTTGCTGGCGACCGGGCTTGATATTGCTCTCGATTTGCTTATTCCCTGGGCATTACATGTTTATGAACGATTCGATTTCCTTATTGACGTTGTTCTTGGCTCGATAGGGCTGGCAATGCTTATAGATTTTATCGTGGTTATGCGCAGGAGGATGAGTGAACGCAGCGGGCTGGCGGATCAGGATACAGCTCGATGGAGATTTATTCAGATTGCGCGGCCGCTGCTTGAACATCCGGGCGTTATCAAGTTAAAGGATTTTAACCACCATTTAGGTAAATCCCGCCTTGACCACGTCCTGGACGTTTCCTGGAAGGCATTTCGGATATCCCAGTGTTTATCATTGGACTCCGAGGCCGTAGTCAAAGGCGCTCTTTTACATGATCTTTTTTATTACGACTGGCTCCGGGAAGGCCCACGATGGCACGGCATCAGACACCCTCTCATTGCCCTACAAAACGCACGCCAGATTACCCCCCTCTCCGCCAAGGAGGAAGACATCATCAAGAAACACATGTGGCCTTTAACCCTGAGGCCCCCGCGATATCCCGAGTCCTGGGTGGTGTGTTTAACGGATATCTATTGTTCGTGGCGCGACTACCTGGCGCCGATGGTGCTGTTTTGCGTGGGCAGGCGCAAGGAGTGGCTCCCGAACGAAACGTCCCGTTTTCCTTCATATCGCGTTATAAACAATGGCTATTTGCTCAACGTAGAAAAGGTTTCCAGCCGTCCCGGGCCGAAGCTCGGCGGGCGTTCTCTGAATATTTTGCTGATTGATGCGCAACCCCGCGCCTTGCCGTTCACCAAATTCAGAACCCTCACCCTGCCGCGAGTGGCCGGAGCGACTCCGGGCAAGCACAACGTGCGGATCATCGATGGTCGGGTGGAGAAGATCGAGATCCCTTCAGGTATGTTTGACTTGGTGGGAATCACCTTCTCGACCAATAACGCTCCAATGGCTTACGAGATTGTCAAAAAGGCTAAGAAGACCGGCCTATTAACCGTGGCGGGAGGAACCCACGCCACCGCTGTTCCCGAAGAGGTTCTCGAACATTTCGATGCTGTCCTTATCGGCGAGGCCGAGGGCGGAGCATGGGAAAGTTTACTGAAAGACGCAGAACTTGGTTCGTTGAAAAGAGTTTATCGTAATGCGGAGCCGCCGGATCTGCGCAATTTAGCACCGCCTCGTCTTGACTTACTGCACGGACTTTATCTACCGATCTACCCGGTGGAAGCCACCCGAGGATGTCCCAATTGTTGCTCCTACTGCTTCAATCGATATATTCACCCGACCTATCGTAAACGTCCCATTGACGAGGTGGCAGCCGATGTGGCGCGTGCTGACAGCCGTCATATTTTCTTTATGGATGATAACCTCTGCGCTGACCGCAAGTATGCAAAGGAACTGTTCGCCGCCTTAGTCCCCTTGAAGAAAAAATTATGGATGCAGATGGAGTTGAGGTCCGCCGAAGACGAAGAACTGGTGCGCCTGGCTGCGGAGGCCGGCTGCAAGGGCGTCTTCGTTGGGTTGGAAAGCATCAATTCGGCAAGTCTGAAATCCGTCGATAAGTCCTTTAACCATACAGAAAAATACAAGGAACAAATATCGACTTTAACCCGGCATGGGATATTGGTCGGTGGCGGCCTGATCTTTGGGCTTAACGGCGATGGTCCTGAAGTTTTTACGCAGACTCTGGAGTTTTTCAATACCAGCGATATTACTTCCCTTGCGCCCAATCTTGTCATTCCATACCCGGGCACGGCCTTTCACAGGCAAATTACAAATGAGGGACGGTTATTGAATCGTGATTATAAGTGCTACACAGGCTATAGTGTGATCGTCCAGCCCGAGCGCATGACAGCCGATCAATTGGAAAAGGAATACGACAAATTCAACCAGGAATTCTTTAGTATCAGAAACATGCTCAGCAGATTTCGGCATCAGAATTTGCCCCTTCGTGTTCTGCCCTATTATGTTGTTTTTAATATGGCCTATCGTCTTCCGCGAAAAGCGAAATCACGGACTCATTGGGCGGAACTGGGGTGA
- a CDS encoding TetR/AcrR family transcriptional regulator has product MGTKKRNTFRESILAASKELFARFGFKKTAVDDIAKKARVAKGTIYNYFRSKEEIYRTILQREGKIMIVKMREAMRDQKTAQLKVREMIIAKIKYYKNLSFLYEINRQRAEDLLPFIEKERAEIAKQELNLIKEILEEGVNNSALQAINIPATAKAIAAAINGLEFGWTLEMELEGAIAEIDDLLQILFHGLELRNARE; this is encoded by the coding sequence ATGGGGACAAAAAAGCGGAATACCTTCCGTGAGAGCATACTCGCTGCATCGAAAGAATTGTTTGCCCGCTTTGGTTTTAAGAAGACTGCGGTGGATGACATCGCCAAAAAGGCGCGGGTAGCAAAAGGCACGATCTACAATTATTTCCGAAGCAAGGAGGAAATTTACCGAACTATTTTGCAGCGAGAGGGCAAGATCATGATTGTCAAAATGCGTGAGGCGATGCGGGACCAGAAGACTGCACAATTAAAGGTAAGGGAGATGATCATTGCCAAGATCAAATATTATAAAAATTTGAGCTTCTTATACGAGATCAACCGCCAGCGGGCGGAGGATCTACTACCTTTTATAGAGAAAGAGCGGGCCGAGATCGCCAAACAGGAGTTGAACCTCATTAAGGAGATTCTGGAAGAGGGGGTGAACAACTCAGCTCTCCAGGCAATAAATATCCCTGCTACAGCAAAAGCAATCGCGGCGGCAATTAACGGGCTTGAATTTGGATGGACTCTGGAAATGGAGTTAGAGGGAGCAATCGCTGAGATAGACGATCTCCTTCAAATTCTTTTTCATGGCCTTGAGCTCCGTAACGCAAGGGAGTAA
- a CDS encoding urease accessory protein UreD has translation MSFFSPVPDIPHDTPNLRLVFKKEGKKTVLAESFSRMPFCAFPPFYSDDGGCAYTYVVNPTPGYLAGDRVEIDILLQPHAHAFITAPSATKILKTGPNRAEQTTHIHIADGAILEYIPSYVIPFAGSRFRQRTTIHMEEGSTCLSLDWFSTGRISRGENLAFEEYDSSTMVIYGGKPIVFDRFLLRPQDEDYSALGRMESYTVSALLCLVHGGPGLSKSFLEGMRDLFQDKAAVGGLSALSASALTARILGANIPSVQKPLFQLIGFIRKNLPAIEDNSFLHRVVRLL, from the coding sequence ATGTCCTTTTTCTCACCCGTACCTGACATCCCGCACGACACCCCCAACCTCCGCCTGGTTTTCAAAAAGGAAGGGAAAAAGACGGTTCTTGCCGAATCGTTCTCCCGAATGCCCTTTTGCGCCTTTCCGCCCTTCTACTCGGATGACGGCGGCTGTGCCTACACCTACGTCGTTAACCCCACGCCGGGCTATCTGGCCGGGGACCGGGTGGAGATCGATATATTACTCCAGCCTCATGCCCATGCATTCATCACCGCGCCTTCCGCCACAAAAATCCTTAAAACCGGCCCGAACCGTGCCGAGCAGACAACTCATATACATATCGCCGACGGGGCGATACTCGAGTATATCCCCTCATACGTGATCCCCTTTGCAGGCTCCCGGTTCAGGCAAAGGACGACAATACACATGGAAGAAGGATCGACGTGCCTTTCTCTCGATTGGTTCTCGACAGGGCGGATCAGCCGTGGAGAAAACCTTGCCTTCGAGGAATACGACAGTTCAACCATGGTCATTTACGGAGGGAAGCCGATCGTTTTCGATAGATTTCTGCTTCGGCCCCAGGACGAAGATTACTCGGCCCTTGGCAGGATGGAATCATACACCGTCTCAGCGCTCCTCTGTCTGGTACACGGAGGTCCCGGCCTGTCGAAATCCTTCTTGGAAGGCATGAGAGACCTGTTTCAGGACAAGGCTGCAGTCGGCGGCTTAAGCGCCCTCTCCGCAAGCGCTCTTACCGCAAGAATCCTCGGAGCGAACATCCCCTCCGTACAGAAGCCTCTCTTTCAACTAATAGGATTTATAAGGAAAAACCTGCCGGCGATCGAGGATAACAGCTTTCTTCACAGGGTTGTAAGGCTGCTCTGA
- the ureG gene encoding urease accessory protein UreG: MKKPVKIGVGGPVGSGKTALIEKLCRVLTPQFSIAVVTNDIYTKEDAEFLIRAAVLPKERIVGVETGGCPHTAIREDPSLNQEAIRSLVETFPDLDILFVESGGDNLAASFSPELVDCWIYVIDVSGGDKIPRKGGPGVTKSSLLVINKTDLAPLVGADLAVMERDAEKMRGKRPSVFTNLKSGEGLEAVVRWIKEDVLFLTRT; this comes from the coding sequence ATGAAAAAACCCGTAAAGATTGGGGTCGGCGGCCCGGTGGGGTCCGGTAAAACGGCGCTCATTGAAAAACTGTGCCGGGTCCTGACGCCCCAATTCTCCATCGCGGTCGTCACAAACGACATCTATACCAAGGAAGACGCCGAATTCCTCATACGGGCGGCCGTGCTGCCAAAAGAGCGGATAGTGGGCGTCGAGACCGGAGGCTGTCCGCACACGGCCATAAGGGAGGATCCTTCTCTTAACCAGGAGGCCATACGTTCTCTCGTCGAGACCTTCCCTGATCTGGATATACTCTTTGTCGAAAGCGGAGGCGACAATCTGGCCGCAAGTTTCAGCCCTGAGCTTGTGGACTGTTGGATCTACGTCATCGATGTATCGGGCGGTGACAAGATCCCCCGGAAAGGAGGTCCGGGAGTCACGAAATCAAGCCTCCTCGTAATAAACAAAACAGACCTTGCGCCCCTGGTGGGCGCCGATTTGGCTGTCATGGAAAGGGATGCGGAAAAGATGAGGGGAAAAAGGCCTTCAGTCTTTACAAACCTTAAAAGCGGCGAAGGCTTGGAAGCGGTCGTCAGGTGGATAAAAGAAGATGTCCTTTTTCTCACCCGTACCTGA
- a CDS encoding urease accessory protein UreF, which yields MDEHEAFLTALQIGDSFFPSGAFAYSSGLETYVFDGRVADRVSLTAFIESYLVGLVARCDLLFVKLSHTASCRPDPDEIGRLDHLLHAMKLPAELRAASMQMGRQFLQAMAGLYPSSVLQSLLRNLEARNLDGHHPVIFGAVCGATGIKTETTLLTYLYSTVSSLVSAGVRLIPLGPSDGQLAINHLKPLIARIAKEAEHLGEEDIAGFAPAVEIRSMQHEHLPVRLFKS from the coding sequence GTCCGGTGCGTTTGCCTATTCCTCCGGCCTCGAGACGTATGTGTTCGACGGCCGGGTCGCTGACAGGGTAAGTCTCACCGCCTTCATCGAGTCGTACCTCGTCGGTCTCGTGGCCCGCTGCGATCTCCTCTTCGTCAAGCTTTCCCATACGGCGTCATGCAGGCCCGATCCGGACGAGATAGGCAGGCTCGACCATCTCCTTCACGCCATGAAGCTGCCGGCCGAGCTGCGTGCGGCGAGCATGCAGATGGGAAGACAATTTCTGCAGGCAATGGCCGGTCTTTACCCTTCTTCCGTTCTTCAATCGCTTCTACGCAACCTGGAAGCCCGCAACCTCGACGGACATCATCCGGTAATATTCGGCGCCGTTTGCGGCGCAACGGGAATAAAGACAGAGACCACGTTGCTTACCTACCTGTATTCCACGGTCAGCTCGCTCGTCAGCGCAGGGGTAAGATTGATACCTTTGGGCCCCAGTGACGGACAGCTTGCGATAAATCACCTGAAGCCCCTCATCGCCCGTATCGCGAAGGAAGCGGAGCATCTCGGGGAAGAGGACATCGCCGGCTTTGCTCCGGCCGTTGAGATACGGTCGATGCAACACGAACACTTGCCTGTGCGGCTATTCAAATCATAG